Within the Desulfobulbaceae bacterium genome, the region AACAGGCTGATAATGGTCAGGAATCCATTGGCGTATCCGGCAGCATTGGGGAAATAGTGGCGCACCAGGTCCCCTATCGCATTATGGACCGGGAAAACCGTTTCAGTTGGTAGTTGGATCATGATCTGTGCGGTTCCTCCTTTCGGCTCTTAACGATCGATTTCCGGCACCACAAAATCCAGGGTGGCCAGAATAGTAACCAGGTCGGCAATCTTGTGGCCAACCGCCATCTCGCTCAGGGCGCTTAAGTTGGAAAAGCTCGGCGAACGGAATTTTACCCGGTACGGTTTTGTACCGCCTTCGGCAACAATATAGGTGCCAAACAGTCCACGGGCCGTTTCCACCTGGCTGTAGTAGTTCCCCTCTGGCAAGCGGTATGCTGCTTGCTCCTTGCTGCGATATGGCCCTTTGGGGAAAGTCTTCACTGCCTGCCCCAGGATGCGGAGCGATTGAGCCATCTCTTCCATTTTTATCTGGTAGCGGTCAAAACAGTCGCCAACTGTGCCGATGGGAATATCAAAATCGAAACGGTCATAGATCGAATACGGATCATTGCGGCGGACGTCATAACTGATGCCGGAGGCCCGCAGCACTGCGCCGCTACAGCCATAGGACAAGGCTTTTTCTTTGCTGAGGATACCGATTCCTCTGGTTCGTTCCTGGAAAATGATATTATTGGTCAGCAGGGTATTGTATTCATCGAGCGCGACATGCATCCGTTCGATTACCCTCTGCACGTGGGGGAGAAAGGTGTCGGGAACGTCGGCAAAGGAACCACCCGGCCGGAAAAAATTCATGGTTAGCCTGGCCCCGCAAAGTTCTTCAAAGATGTCGGTGATCATTTCCCTTTCCTTGAAGCCGTAAAGAAAGGTGGTGACTGCTCCTAAGTCCATTCCTGATACGCCCCACCAGAGCAGATGGGACTGAATTCGTTGCAGCTCGCAGAGCATCACCCTGATGTATTCACCTCGTTCCGGCACGCCAAGATTAAGGGCCTGTTCCATCGCCAGGCAATAGCCGAGATTATTGATGTGACTGGAGAGATAATCGAGTCTGTCGGTAAGGTGAATGTTCTGCAGGTAGGTCTGACTTTCCGTAAGCTTTTCTATGCCGCGATGGACGTAACCAAGATGCGGCACGATCTCCAGCACATTTTCTCCATCAAGCTTGAGCACCAGACGCAAGACCCCATGGGTACTTGGGTGCTGTGGCCCCATGTTGAGGAAGTACTCTTCCGAGGTTTCATCCGTGTTCAGACCTCGTGTAAATCCTTCCGGGATATTGTCGATAAGTTGTAATTCCATTGGTATCCTACCCGTGTAATGGGCTCCTCGGGACATCTTTTTTTTTCAATCAATAGGGGCGTTTCACTATCCGTTTTGCGTCTTCAAAATTTTTGCGCAGGGGATGACCGGGGAAATCATCCTGCAGAAAAATACGCCGCATATCCGGATGCCCGGTGAACCGAATACCAAATAGGTCGAACACTTCCCGTTCATGCCAATTTGCCCCATTGTAAATATCAGATAGTGTGCTTAGTTCAGGTCGTTCTTTGTTCACCGGACAGCGCAGAAACAGTTTGTGTCCATAGTGGGTGGAGAGCAGATGAACCAGAATATCGAAATGATCCGGCCAGTCAACCGCTGTTACTTGCAGCAGCATATCGAGTCCCAACTTATTGTTATCTTTTAGGAAACGGACCAGATCCTTGAATTGCCCAGTTTCAGTTTGTAGATCAAGAATATATTCCGAACCCAAATCCGCCACTGTGTCTGGGCTGATTTCCGGTTGCCGGAAAATGGTGACTGCCGGAAACGCTTCTTGCACCGTTGCTAGTATTGAGGCGTTATCGAGGCCATTTTTTCTGCCGGGTTCCCTTGTCACCGCATCAAATTGTTCTTTTGCAAGTCGAGGCGGTTTTGCGGGCTTATAGTTCGGGTTTTCAGCCTTAAACTGTTCTCTTGCCGGGCGCAGCTCACGCTCATTTTTTTCCTCTTGGATTGCCCATTCCTGCTTTGCCATGGTGTGGGTATCAACAAATGGAGTGTCCAGCAGCTTGCCAATCTTCCAAGGATTGCGACGGCCTTCCTTTCTGATCTTTTTTTGCAGTTCCATAATGCCATAAAGCAAGGCCTCAGGCCGGGGAGGACAGCCGGGGACATAAATATCCACCGGAATAAGCCGGTCGCCGCCGCGGATTACCGAGTAGGTGTCATAGTAGAATGGGCCGCCGGAAATGGCACAGGAGCCCATGGCAATGACATACTTGGGCGCTGGCATCTGTTCGTAGAGGGTGACGAGATTTGTACCCATTTTTTCAACAATGGTGCCGGCCAGTACGATAAGGTCGGCCTGTCTCGGAGTAGCTCTGGCAACTTCAACCCCAAAACGGGCCCAGTCGTGCCGTGAAGAACCTGCCGACATCATCTCCATGGCGCAACAAGCCGTACCATAGACAAGTGG harbors:
- a CDS encoding NADH-quinone oxidoreductase subunit D, which codes for MELQLIDNIPEGFTRGLNTDETSEEYFLNMGPQHPSTHGVLRLVLKLDGENVLEIVPHLGYVHRGIEKLTESQTYLQNIHLTDRLDYLSSHINNLGYCLAMEQALNLGVPERGEYIRVMLCELQRIQSHLLWWGVSGMDLGAVTTFLYGFKEREMITDIFEELCGARLTMNFFRPGGSFADVPDTFLPHVQRVIERMHVALDEYNTLLTNNIIFQERTRGIGILSKEKALSYGCSGAVLRASGISYDVRRNDPYSIYDRFDFDIPIGTVGDCFDRYQIKMEEMAQSLRILGQAVKTFPKGPYRSKEQAAYRLPEGNYYSQVETARGLFGTYIVAEGGTKPYRVKFRSPSFSNLSALSEMAVGHKIADLVTILATLDFVVPEIDR
- a CDS encoding NADH-quinone oxidoreductase subunit B — encoded protein: MGVGGASGLTEQVAEILDKYPGGIRLVDSIEYLVAWARANSLWPLVYGTACCAMEMMSAGSSRHDWARFGVEVARATPRQADLIVLAGTIVEKMGTNLVTLYEQMPAPKYVIAMGSCAISGGPFYYDTYSVIRGGDRLIPVDIYVPGCPPRPEALLYGIMELQKKIRKEGRRNPWKIGKLLDTPFVDTHTMAKQEWAIQEEKNERELRPAREQFKAENPNYKPAKPPRLAKEQFDAVTREPGRKNGLDNASILATVQEAFPAVTIFRQPEISPDTVADLGSEYILDLQTETGQFKDLVRFLKDNNKLGLDMLLQVTAVDWPDHFDILVHLLSTHYGHKLFLRCPVNKERPELSTLSDIYNGANWHEREVFDLFGIRFTGHPDMRRIFLQDDFPGHPLRKNFEDAKRIVKRPY